A stretch of Salvelinus alpinus chromosome 4, SLU_Salpinus.1, whole genome shotgun sequence DNA encodes these proteins:
- the gpc2 gene encoding glypican-2 produces the protein MVSRLYAQKYPPVLLCTLAALSWTWGPVTAGRSCSETRHVYAEKGYSTNTAPLTQISGEHLRLCPQDYTCCSSQMEETLAHQSETDFLSAIDDTSQFLLTTFTQRHRKFDEFFRELIDLSEKSMNQMFTKTYGRLFTQNANVFQELFVELRRYYSGGSVSLTEVLSEFWSRLVERVFSLVNPQYQFSDEYLECVNKHAEQLQPFGDLPRKLGLQVSRAFIAARALVQGLAIGRDIVNKAAKLSAGAGCVRALMRQWYCPLCRGMPSLRPCHALCLNVMKGCLANTADLDTEWNNFIDALYQVSEKLEGPFNMELAADSISVKVSEAIMHMQENSIATSTKVFQGCGSPRLAPGRSRRSPKESGGNRRPFRTFSPEEKPTTAAGTNLDRLVSELKERLRPMRGFWVSLPHTICNDKNVAADVTNEDRCWNGQTRGRYLPDVAGDGLMSQINNPEVEVDTARPDVRTRQLIMELRVATNRLKHAQAGQDTDFMDSEVDEGSGSGGGGERYSDDWPGYRPYSPPYSKPPLNPQTPIKPPRVRDRTGSKWNRSKGRSISAVSRPTAFSLAVLFWLSVMVTVAPIWR, from the exons ATGGTTTCCCGGCTATATGCTCAGAAGTACCCCCCGGTGTTGCTCTGCACGCTGGCTGCCCTGTCATGGACTTGGGGCCCGGTAACAGCGGGTAGGAGTTGCTCGGAGACACGGCATGTGTACGCAGAGAAGGGCTACAGTACGAACACTGCCCCGCTGACTCAAATCTCCG GCGAGCATCTGCGTCTGTGTCCCCAGGACTACACCTGCTGCTCCAGTCAGATGGAGGAAACTCTGGCCCATCAGAGTGAGACGGACTTCCTGTCGGCCATCGACGACACCAGCCAGTTCCTTCTCACCACTTTCACACAGAGGCACCGCAAGTTTGACG agtTCTTCAGGGAGCTCATAGACTTGTCTGAAAAGTCCATGAATCAAATGTTTACTAAGACCTACGGGCGCCTCTTCACCCAGAACGCCAATGTCTTCCAGGAGCTGTTTGTGGAGCTCCGTCGATACTACTCAG GGGGCAGTGTGAGCCTGACAGAGGTGCTGTCAGAGTTCTGGTCCAGACTGGTGGAGCGGGTCTTCTCTCTGGTCAACCCCCAGTACCAGTTCAGTGACGAGTACCTGGAGTGTGTCAACAAACATGCAGAGCAGCTGCAGCCCTTTGGGGACCTGCCCCGGAAACTAGGCTTACAG GTGTCCAGGGCATTCATTGCAGCCAGAGCACTGGTTCAAGGCTTGGCCATAGGCCGTGAcattgtcaacaaggcagcaaaG TTGAGTGCTGGTGCGGGGTGTGTGCGTGCCCTGATGCGTCAGTGGTACTGCCCATTGTGTCGAGGCATGCCCTCCCTGCGTCCCTGCCACGCCCTCTGCCTCAACGTGATGAAGGGCTGCCTGGCCAATACAGCCGATCTGGACACTGAGTGGAACAATTTCATTG atgCTCTGTATCAAGTATCTGAGAAGCTGGAGGGGCCCTTTAACATGGAGCTGGCTGCAGACTCCATCTCTGTTAAAGTGTCCGAGGCCATCATGCACATGCAGGAGAACAGCATCGCCACCTCCACTaag GTGTTCCAGGGCTGTGGGAGTCCCAGACTGGCCCCGGGCCGTTCTCGGCGCTCCCCCAAGGAGTCAGGGGGCAACAGGAGACCCTTCCGTACGTTCAGCCCTGAGGAGAAGCCCACCACTGCTGCTGGCACCAACCTGGACCGACTg GTGTCAGAGCTGAAGGAGCGACTGCGGCCCATGCGGGGCTTCTGGGTGTCCCTCCCACACACCATCTGCAACGACAAGAACGTGGCCGCCGACGTCACCAACGAGGACCGCTGCTGGAATGGACAGACCAGGGGGAG GTACCTCCCTGACGTGGCAGGCGATGGGCTGATGAGTCAGATCAATAACCCAGAGGTAGAGGTGGACACTGCCAGGCCAGACGTGAGGACCAGACAGCTCATCATGGAGCTCAGAGTAGCCACCAACAGACTGAAACATGCACAGGCTGGACAGGATACTGACTTCATGGACA GTGAGGTCGATGAGGGCAGTGGATCAGGCGGCGGAGGGGAGAGGTACAGTGATGATTGGCCTGGCTACAGGCCCTACTCCCCTCCCTACAGTAAGCCCCCACTTAACCCCCAGACACCCATCAAGCCCCCGCGGGTCAGAGACCGAACCGGATCAAAGTGGAACAGGAGCAAGGGACGGTCCATCTCAGCGGTCAGCCGGCCAACCGCCTTCTCGCTGGCGGTTTTGTTTTGGTTATCAGTTATGGTCACTGTCGCCCCCATTTGGAGATAG